A stretch of DNA from Nitrospira sp. KM1:
GGAGACAGCATGATATGGTCGCTCATCGTCCGGCAGCTCCTTTGTTGTTGACCATCGCCAGTGGATTCGGGTGGGCGAGTATAGCAGTGGTGTGTTCCGTAAAACCATCGTGGAGAACTCGTAACACTGTCGGGTGGAGCGGAAGCGGCCCTCAATCGGGTAAGATGCATACGACGGCTCGAATTCTGCACAAAGGAGAAGGAAATGCCGGGTGCCAACCGAATACTCTTACGAGTGTGGACGATGATCGTGGTGTTCGCGCTCCCAATGCCTCTCATGGCCGAAACCGTTCATCTGAAGCCCGGCCAATATGAGATCACGGTGCTCACGGAGGCGACGCCATACGGCAGCAAGGCTGCGCCTGACACCACAACCCGCTGTATTCAAGCCGACGACCTGTCCAATCCGGACGCCGTGTTCAATTATTATTTCATGACCGGTTTCAAACCGAAACCCTCGAACAAGGTCTCGAACCTATCCATGCAGAATGGGAAAGTCGGGTATGACGTGGAGGGACCCTACTCGAATACGCGCGTCGAGGGAACTACATCGGACACGGCCTTTTCCGCCGTTCGGAAAGCGAAGCCGAAATCGGGCAAAGGCGACCCCGTCACGATGAAGATCGAGGGCAAGCGCACGGGTGACTGCGCACACCAGTAACCCTGTCTTTTCGAAGGACATCACGCACTGCGATCCCTCCCGGTTCTCGGTTTGTTCACCTGAATCATATTCAATGCGGACGCCTCAATGACTGGAGTGACGGAGGCCGGACGGAGACGGCCCCCGTATTGGATTTCATTCCCGGACGTTCAATTCGCCCAGAGGCGCCGGTACCATGTGCGTTGTTCCGGCAGTACCACGGCCGTGAGATTCATGTTTTTGCGGATGCCGCCGATATCCCGCCCGGTCAAGGTCGCCAGCGTCTGAGCTTCCCGCTCGTGGCGTTCGTGTAGGTGCTGTCGGTACGCGGTTGCAGCCGGACACTCATCCGCGCCCGTCCAGGGATGGCGCAACACATACCGAGCTTGAAAGTTGGATCGATCCGACGTTTCCTGAAAAATGAGATCTTCGGGAAAGTGGGCGGCATCATAGCGCACGTGCAGCCGCGTCAGGAAGACAGGCTGTACCATGGGCATGCCTTTGCCCGTTCGTCCGGTGGTGTCCTGCCAGAACACCCCGAGGCTCCGCAGTTCATCGGTGGAGAGCGGATCGGCAGCACAGGGATCGCACCAGTTCATATCCCACGCATACTCCAAGAATACGCCGCGCTTGCTCTCACGCCGTACTTGTTGGCTGAACATATCTCTGTAAAAATCCCCGAACGTGTCCTTTACAAAGAGCGGTAGTTCCTGCGCATCGGGCAAGCGCACGGTACGGTAATTTGTCGTTTCCACTCGCCCCTGTTTCGTCAGAAAGTAGGCGAAGAGTTCCTGCGGTCCGTCGGCGTTGACGGTCCCGAGGCGGATTGGCAGGACGAATTTAGGTGATTCAAAGGCGATCTGGAGCGGACGGAGATGCGTCAGGCCGAGCTTGGCCTGTTCTCCCAGATTGACTTTGGCAACGAAGAATTTCAGGTTTTGTTTCAGGTAGCTGTGTAAGACGGCTGAAGCGCCGTGAGGGATGCGATAGCCGTTTTCGGTGAGCCAGGTCTCAAGCCCCGCACTCTCCTTTCCCGACAAGATGAGAATGTCGTATTCGCCGACGGTGTACCGGGCCTCGACCGTCACTCCGAGTGCACGATCACGCTCTCGGGTGGGGGATGCGGCAGGGGCCATGCTCTTCATGGCATCCATCTTGCGTTCGAACAACTCATAGCGTGTGCAGGGGTTCTCGTCGAAGTATTCGACCAGCCGAGGGGCCGAATAGTCGGCCAGATGTTTGATGACGGCTGGATTGCCCACATGAATCTGGTCCTTCTCCAAGACGCTCGGGACAGGCACGACCAGCGCGAATTCTTTCACGTCTCCACGAAAATCATTGGCCATGGTGAGCACGGTTTTGTCGTCATGGCGTGCGACGACGACCTCCGAGGCCTTGTTGAATAGCTTGGTATCGGCTTTGCCGACATAGAACCCACAAAACGCCCAAGCAGGTGCGCTCCAGAACAGAAGACCGGAGCCGAACGTCATAAAACAGAGAATGGCTTTCGTCATAAGCACCTCCGTTGATGGTGAGGAAAGCGGGACAGCGAATGTCGGATTGATTGCGCCTGCCGATGGACGCGACCAGTCGTATCGCGAGCCAGGCAACAGACGATCAATGAACGGCACAAGAGGACAGCAGGCGATTAAGCCCCAGAGCAATCCATTGGAACGGTATAAGACAAATTGAACCGAAAGCGCGCTGACGGCCACGAGCAGTGAAAATATGATCCGGCCGGCGCGGGAATCAGGCGTCGTCTTGGGGTCGGTGATCATGAAAAACGAAAAGATGAGCAGAGTTGAGCTTTCGATCTGATGCAGCGGGATCGTGAGGGGATCGCCAAGCCACAGGGCGCGTGTTATCAGCAGTCCGGCGTAGAATCCCAGGAAAGACAGCGTCACGTCCGCCCGCACGGCTCGTGCGATCACGAGACTGCCCATACAGGCGATGAGAAGTCCGAGCCAGGCCACCTGCCCCCATTGGCCCGGCGAAATCCAGCCGATGCCGGCCGCGAGCACGACGATCAATGCAAAATTTGTCGGATTGAAGATGTGCTTGCCCTGCCGCCGGATGAGAAACTTGCTCGCAATAGCGACGCATGAGGCGAAGG
This window harbors:
- a CDS encoding DUF3617 family protein; this translates as MPGANRILLRVWTMIVVFALPMPLMAETVHLKPGQYEITVLTEATPYGSKAAPDTTTRCIQADDLSNPDAVFNYYFMTGFKPKPSNKVSNLSMQNGKVGYDVEGPYSNTRVEGTTSDTAFSAVRKAKPKSGKGDPVTMKIEGKRTGDCAHQ
- a CDS encoding DUF2330 domain-containing protein; this encodes MTLDQIKSRFSSFDPRIYQIASLGTLLLYGLLWLHFDVSIAQIAVTFTVTLLTQYTGTRWYKLPSFDPLSAIVSAVGLCIFLRTNDLPAVAFASCVAIASKFLIRRQGKHIFNPTNFALIVVLAAGIGWISPGQWGQVAWLGLLIACMGSLVIARAVRADVTLSFLGFYAGLLITRALWLGDPLTIPLHQIESSTLLIFSFFMITDPKTTPDSRAGRIIFSLLVAVSALSVQFVLYRSNGLLWGLIACCPLVPFIDRLLPGSRYDWSRPSAGAINPTFAVPLSSPSTEVLMTKAILCFMTFGSGLLFWSAPAWAFCGFYVGKADTKLFNKASEVVVARHDDKTVLTMANDFRGDVKEFALVVPVPSVLEKDQIHVGNPAVIKHLADYSAPRLVEYFDENPCTRYELFERKMDAMKSMAPAASPTRERDRALGVTVEARYTVGEYDILILSGKESAGLETWLTENGYRIPHGASAVLHSYLKQNLKFFVAKVNLGEQAKLGLTHLRPLQIAFESPKFVLPIRLGTVNADGPQELFAYFLTKQGRVETTNYRTVRLPDAQELPLFVKDTFGDFYRDMFSQQVRRESKRGVFLEYAWDMNWCDPCAADPLSTDELRSLGVFWQDTTGRTGKGMPMVQPVFLTRLHVRYDAAHFPEDLIFQETSDRSNFQARYVLRHPWTGADECPAATAYRQHLHERHEREAQTLATLTGRDIGGIRKNMNLTAVVLPEQRTWYRRLWAN